A genomic region of Deltaproteobacteria bacterium contains the following coding sequences:
- the gspK gene encoding type II secretion system minor pseudopilin GspK, with amino-acid sequence MLDNNRGFALILTILIISLLVVVTLQFNRTMWAGLYSSANLRDGIRLGLIARSGTHCAMAVLSEDASSSSSDSLQEAWARSKELSLNSVEMFEQGRFQVEISDLSGKICINRLVNENGEYNEPRKMLLTRFLGLERFGLEPEAVGNLIDAIKDWIDADHEVTRFGAENGYYQSLEHPYACWNKPMDSLGQLRHVKGMTDDLFFGSADDGAGISDSLTVYGDGRININTAGPLVLRALSDDIDTEMVHDMMAYRLDTENDMTDPEWYRKIPGMGHVTIDPDLIKTSSDYFEIRSAGMADTESMSREVTSVVKRGEGSSIQIVAWKAE; translated from the coding sequence ATGCTCGATAACAACAGGGGCTTTGCCTTGATCCTCACGATTCTAATCATCAGCCTTCTCGTCGTGGTAACGCTCCAGTTCAATCGGACCATGTGGGCTGGCCTGTATTCATCCGCAAATCTCCGTGACGGCATCAGGCTCGGTCTTATTGCCCGGTCCGGCACACATTGCGCCATGGCGGTTCTCTCGGAAGATGCGTCTTCCAGCAGTTCGGACTCCCTCCAGGAGGCCTGGGCGCGATCAAAAGAGCTTTCCCTCAATTCTGTTGAGATGTTTGAGCAGGGCCGTTTTCAGGTGGAGATATCCGATCTTTCGGGAAAAATATGCATCAACCGGCTGGTCAATGAAAATGGAGAATACAATGAACCCCGGAAAATGCTCCTTACCAGATTCTTGGGCCTGGAACGGTTCGGGCTGGAACCGGAAGCTGTCGGAAATCTCATCGATGCGATAAAAGACTGGATCGATGCAGACCATGAGGTGACGCGGTTCGGCGCGGAAAACGGTTATTACCAGTCCCTCGAACACCCCTATGCCTGTTGGAACAAACCGATGGACTCCCTGGGCCAGCTCCGCCATGTCAAGGGGATGACCGACGACCTTTTTTTTGGAAGCGCCGATGACGGTGCCGGCATCTCAGACAGCCTGACGGTTTACGGAGACGGCAGAATCAATATCAATACTGCCGGTCCCCTGGTCCTGCGCGCCCTTTCAGACGACATCGACACCGAGATGGTACATGACATGATGGCCTATCGTTTAGACACAGAAAATGATATGACCGATCCCGAATGGTATCGAAAAATCCCGGGGATGGGCCATGTAACCATCGATCCCGACCTGATCAAGACCTCGAGCGACTATTTTGAAATCAGATCTGCAGGGATGGCTGATACCGAGTCTATGAGCCGAGAGGTGACTTCGGTCGTCAAGAGGGGAGAGGGATCATCCATTCAGATCGTGGCATGGAAAGCGGAATAA